The following are from one region of the Paenibacillus bovis genome:
- the yaaA gene encoding S4 domain-containing protein YaaA — MKNISISTEYIKLDQFLKLADCVSTGGSAKALLQEQMVKVNGETEERRGRKLYAGDEVEVQGEGSFKVQSEQ; from the coding sequence ATGAAAAACATTTCGATTTCCACCGAATATATCAAGCTCGATCAATTTTTGAAGCTGGCAGACTGCGTATCCACAGGAGGAAGTGCCAAAGCCCTTTTACAGGAGCAAATGGTCAAAGTAAACGGAGAAACCGAAGAACGCCGCGGACGCAAATTGTATGCCGGCGATGAAGTAGAGGTACAGGGTGAGGGGTCTTTCAAAGTTCAGAGTGAACAATAA
- the dnaN gene encoding DNA polymerase III subunit beta, with protein MKIQISKTYLNDSIQQVSKAISSRTTIPILGGIKFDVNYAGVTLTASDTDISIQSFIPAEDNDKTVVRIDRPGSVVLPAKFFVEIIKKLPSQEIEMEVKDGFQTFIRAGATDIQLVGLDPEEFPVLPSIEENQQISVPGDLLKNMIKQTAFSISTQETTPILTGVLWNLAEGELKFVATDRHRLASRTVNTGEDTGVRFSNVVIAGKTLNELSKIIPDQNQLLDIVVADNQVLFKIDRVLFYSRILDGTYPDTSKIIPTSFKTELVIDTKKLADSIDRAYLLSREEKTNIVRMQTLENGAVEISSSSSELGRVTEQLDIAKFEGEPLRISFNSKYMLDVLKVIESEQLSIQFTGIMSPIIIKPLDESRSLYIILPYRTTN; from the coding sequence ATGAAGATCCAAATATCCAAAACTTATCTCAACGATTCCATACAACAAGTATCCAAAGCGATTTCCAGCCGTACAACGATTCCAATCCTTGGCGGTATCAAATTCGATGTGAATTATGCAGGTGTAACACTGACAGCAAGTGACACCGATATTTCAATTCAATCTTTCATACCCGCAGAAGATAATGATAAAACAGTCGTTCGTATCGATCGCCCCGGCAGCGTTGTTCTACCTGCCAAATTTTTTGTAGAAATTATCAAAAAACTGCCTTCCCAGGAAATCGAGATGGAAGTCAAAGATGGTTTCCAGACTTTTATCCGTGCAGGCGCTACCGATATCCAGCTCGTTGGACTGGATCCGGAAGAATTCCCTGTTCTGCCTAGCATCGAAGAAAATCAGCAAATCTCCGTTCCCGGTGATCTGCTCAAAAATATGATCAAACAAACCGCCTTTTCGATTTCTACCCAGGAGACAACTCCGATCCTGACCGGCGTACTGTGGAATCTGGCCGAAGGCGAACTGAAATTCGTTGCTACCGACCGTCACCGTCTGGCCAGCCGCACAGTGAATACCGGCGAAGATACCGGCGTTCGTTTTAGCAACGTAGTTATCGCAGGCAAAACGCTCAATGAACTGAGCAAAATTATTCCCGACCAAAATCAGCTGCTGGATATCGTTGTAGCCGATAATCAGGTATTATTTAAAATTGACCGTGTACTGTTCTACTCACGTATTCTGGATGGGACTTATCCAGATACATCCAAAATTATTCCAACCAGCTTCAAAACCGAGCTCGTTATCGATACCAAAAAGCTGGCGGACTCGATCGACCGGGCCTATCTGCTGTCCCGCGAAGAGAAAACCAACATCGTCCGCATGCAGACGCTGGAAAACGGTGCTGTAGAAATTTCCTCCAGTTCTTCCGAGCTTGGTCGCGTAACCGAGCAGCTGGATATCGCCAAATTCGAAGGCGAACCGCTGCGGATTTCGTTCAACTCCAAGTACATGCTGGATGTACTCAAAGTTATCGAGAGCGAGCAGCTGTCGATCCAGTTTACAGGTATCATGAGTCCAATCATTATCAAGCCGCTGGATGAAAGCCGCAGCCTGTACATCATTCTGCCTTATCGTACAACCAACTAA